One genomic window of Solanum dulcamara chromosome 12, daSolDulc1.2, whole genome shotgun sequence includes the following:
- the LOC129877415 gene encoding protein LHCP TRANSLOCATION DEFECT: MASIPCTLHLSFSSSSRPNFSSVKLNSCFVGVSKLKRIGWCRPNGLGPNCGSRTTCWFNFRQNAETAGVYGSQSRDDFDRDDVEQYFNYMGMLAVEGTYDKMEALLSQNIHPVDILLLMASTEGDLPKIEELLKAGADSTVKDADGRTALDRAANGEVKDFIVNFKAQKA, translated from the exons ATGGCTTCAATTCCTTGTACTCTCCACTtaagtttttcttcttcttcaagaccCAATTTTTCTTCTGTAAAATTGAATTCTTGTTTTGTAGGTGtttcaaaattgaaaagaatAGGATGGTGTAGACCAAATGGATTGGGGCCAAATTGTGGTTCAAGAACTACTTGTTGGTTTAATTTCAGACAAAATGCTGAAACTGCTGGAGTTTATGGTAGTCAATCTCGTGATGATTTTGATAGGGATGATGTTGAACAG TACTTCAACTACATGGGCATGCTTGCAGTTGAAGGAACATATGACAAGATGGAGGCTCTTTTAAGCCAAAACATACACCCTGTCGATATTTTACTGTTGATGGCTTCCACTGAAGGCGACTTGCCAAAAATCGAAGAACTACTGAAAGCCGGAGCAGATTCCACAGTCAAAGATGCAGACGGACGTACTGCCCTTGATAGGGCTGCTAACGGTGAAGTCAAAGATTTCATCGTTAACTTTAAAGCCCAGAAGGCGTAA
- the LOC129877073 gene encoding uncharacterized protein LOC129877073 has translation MVQTLEATKVGGGSIKVGTTGKVSALMSRELDSKKLSSQTPTSSRNKSPTVCGFIAGSATSPKRMKPRTSSDEASSSGTTSKHNNKSPESLRKTKHNSIKTHQIPILESENISVDGTPISKKPDRKGPYMVEIVDVKCRSMDRTWATPIKNSLKKLRFTKLSDSSV, from the coding sequence atgGTTCAAACGTTAGAAGCCACCAAAGTCGGTGGAGGTTCGATTAAAGTAGGAACTACCGGTAAAGTTAGTGCCTTGATGTCAAGAGAATTAGATTCCAAGAAACTGTCTTCTCAGACACCAACATCATCTAGGAATAAATCTCCTACTGTTTGTGGTTTCATTGCTGGTAGCGCGACAAGTCCAAAGAGAATGAAGCCGAGAACATCAAGTGATGAAGCAAGCAGCAGTGGAACAACATCTAAGCATAACAATAAAAGCCCCGAATCGTTAAGGAAGACGAAGCACAACAGCATAAAAACGCATCAAATTCCAATACTAGAATCAGAAAACATTTCAGTAGATGGAACTCCTATTAGCAAGAAACCTGACAGAAAGGGACCTTACATGGTGGAAATCGTCGATGTAAAATGCAGAAGTATGGACAGAACTTGGGCTACCCCTATAAAAAATAGCCTAAAGAAGCTCCGTTTCACAAAGCTATCTGACAGCTCGGTCTAA